A stretch of the Bradyrhizobium arachidis genome encodes the following:
- a CDS encoding FAD-binding protein, which yields MDTLRVRDAKDVEEVVRAAIANEQPLEIIGHGSKRGIGHAMATNAVLDVSALNAVSSYEPNELIITVQAGAPLADVTSLIDSKNQQFAFEPMNTAPLLGAPGHGTIGGMIGVGLAGPRRIRAGGARDHLLGAHAVSGFGDSFKTGGRVVKNVTGYDLCKLLAGSWGTLSVMTEVTLKVMPKPEAERTLLLRGLDDAAANKAMTSALGSPFDVSGAAHLPKSAFRAKTEGLGAIASQGEALTVLRLEGITASAAHRAASLRELLAPFGTAVVVEDDVSATLWAAIRDVLPFAANGALGAWPVWRIVCPPASGGTLGQQLARETGGDVLYDWGGGLVWAALPPNADAHAAAVRRRADAVGGHAMLVRASEDVRRSVAVFHPQPSGIAALSERVRASFDPKTILNRGRLTRGAAAA from the coding sequence GTGGATACGCTCAGGGTACGAGACGCCAAAGACGTCGAAGAGGTGGTGCGCGCGGCGATTGCCAACGAGCAGCCGCTCGAGATCATCGGCCATGGCAGCAAGCGCGGAATCGGCCATGCCATGGCCACCAACGCCGTGCTCGACGTCTCCGCGCTCAACGCCGTGAGCTCATATGAGCCCAACGAGCTGATCATCACGGTCCAGGCCGGCGCGCCGCTGGCCGACGTGACGTCACTGATCGATTCCAAGAACCAGCAATTTGCCTTCGAGCCGATGAATACGGCGCCGCTCCTGGGCGCGCCCGGCCACGGCACGATCGGCGGCATGATCGGCGTCGGCCTTGCCGGGCCGCGGCGCATCCGGGCGGGCGGGGCGCGCGATCATCTCCTCGGCGCGCACGCGGTTTCCGGTTTTGGCGATAGCTTCAAGACCGGCGGCAGGGTGGTGAAGAACGTCACCGGCTACGATCTCTGCAAATTGCTGGCGGGGTCGTGGGGCACGCTGTCGGTCATGACCGAGGTGACGCTGAAGGTCATGCCAAAACCCGAGGCCGAGCGGACGTTGCTCTTGCGCGGCCTGGACGATGCCGCCGCCAACAAGGCGATGACGTCTGCACTGGGGTCGCCGTTCGACGTCTCCGGTGCCGCCCACCTGCCGAAGTCGGCGTTCCGGGCCAAGACCGAGGGGTTGGGCGCGATCGCCTCGCAGGGCGAGGCGTTGACGGTGCTGCGGCTCGAGGGCATCACAGCCTCCGCCGCCCACCGTGCCGCATCGCTGCGCGAATTGCTGGCGCCGTTTGGAACCGCGGTGGTGGTCGAGGACGACGTCTCGGCGACGCTCTGGGCCGCGATCCGCGACGTGCTGCCGTTCGCCGCCAACGGCGCGCTCGGCGCCTGGCCGGTGTGGCGGATCGTCTGTCCGCCGGCCTCGGGCGGAACGCTCGGCCAGCAATTGGCGCGCGAGACCGGCGGCGACGTGCTCTACGATTGGGGCGGCGGGCTGGTCTGGGCGGCGCTGCCGCCGAACGCCGATGCGCATGCGGCCGCGGTGCGCCGCCGCGCGGACGCCGTCGGCGGTCACGCCATGCTGGTTCGCGCCAGCGAGGACGTCAGGCGCAGCGTCGCGGTGTTCCATCCGCAGCCGTCAGGCATCGCCGCCCTGAGCGAACGGGTGCGGGCGAGTTTTGATCCGAAGACCATCCTCAACCGGGGGCGCTTGACGCGCGGCGCGGCGGCGGCATGA
- a CDS encoding putative quinol monooxygenase, whose protein sequence is MNQHAMDQRTIGEATTGGGLLVVAQWEAKEGQADNVAKILRDFLPQAQSEPGAKLFLISRANDNPAQFLFYELFRDETAFRAHQESAHFKTYIAGQALQLLAKRERTQYALM, encoded by the coding sequence ATGAACCAGCACGCAATGGACCAGCGCACCATCGGAGAAGCGACCACAGGCGGCGGCCTTCTGGTCGTGGCGCAGTGGGAAGCCAAGGAAGGACAGGCCGACAACGTCGCCAAAATCCTGCGCGACTTCCTCCCGCAGGCGCAGAGCGAGCCCGGCGCGAAGCTGTTCCTGATCAGCCGCGCCAACGACAACCCGGCGCAGTTCCTGTTCTACGAGCTGTTCCGCGACGAAACCGCCTTCAGGGCGCATCAGGAGAGCGCGCATTTCAAGACCTACATCGCCGGCCAGGCGCTGCAGCTGCTGGCAAAACGCGAGCGCACGCAATACGCGCTGATGTAG
- a CDS encoding acyltransferase family protein, producing the protein MADDPIGAAMESRPASRLLFIDNIRWSMILLVLSMHASDTYSPFGNWYYVDRQATGFATALFFGVYQSFLQAFFMAALFFIAGYFAAASFDRKGLATFVRDRLVRLGLPTLLFMFVIGPLTQYFLSQTWGKGGFGHQWLTHLEDGEWLSETGPMWFCAVLLLVSLLYGLIRRTGWCEPQLALRGWGIVLFSAAMAASAFAVRIAVHADASVFNVHPGDIPQYVLMFAAGSLGYRGNWMLGVAERSCIRWGLLALSLSAPLFAALVLFGGGLHGDTALYAGGVNLVSAGKCLWEALVCVGMGLVMLAVYRRRFDAQGPVAKWLSDNAFGVYLIHPPILIGFALLLHALPLFALTKALLLTMLAAIGSLAVSALLLRKSPLRAII; encoded by the coding sequence ATGGCGGACGATCCGATAGGCGCCGCGATGGAGTCGCGCCCTGCGTCGCGGCTCCTGTTCATCGACAACATTCGTTGGAGCATGATTCTGCTCGTGCTGAGCATGCATGCATCCGACACCTACAGCCCGTTCGGTAATTGGTACTATGTGGACCGGCAGGCGACGGGGTTTGCTACGGCGCTTTTCTTTGGCGTCTACCAGAGCTTCCTTCAGGCCTTCTTCATGGCGGCGCTGTTTTTCATCGCCGGTTATTTCGCCGCTGCGTCCTTCGATCGAAAGGGCCTTGCGACCTTCGTCCGCGATCGGTTGGTCCGGCTTGGTCTGCCGACGCTGCTCTTCATGTTCGTGATAGGGCCGCTCACGCAGTATTTCCTGTCGCAAACCTGGGGGAAGGGCGGCTTCGGCCATCAGTGGCTGACCCATCTGGAGGATGGCGAGTGGCTCTCCGAGACGGGGCCGATGTGGTTCTGCGCAGTGTTGCTGCTGGTCTCGCTGCTGTATGGCCTGATCCGCCGCACCGGATGGTGCGAACCGCAACTCGCGCTGCGCGGCTGGGGAATCGTCCTGTTCAGTGCGGCAATGGCGGCCAGCGCGTTTGCCGTCCGCATTGCGGTCCACGCCGATGCCTCCGTGTTCAACGTTCACCCCGGCGACATCCCGCAATATGTTCTCATGTTCGCAGCTGGCAGCCTCGGCTATCGCGGCAATTGGATGCTTGGCGTCGCCGAACGCTCCTGCATCCGGTGGGGACTGCTCGCGCTGTCGCTCTCTGCGCCGCTGTTCGCGGCGCTCGTGCTGTTCGGCGGCGGCCTGCACGGCGACACGGCGCTCTATGCGGGTGGGGTCAACCTCGTCAGCGCCGGAAAATGCCTGTGGGAAGCGCTGGTCTGCGTCGGTATGGGTCTCGTGATGCTGGCCGTCTACCGTCGTCGTTTTGATGCGCAGGGCCCGGTCGCCAAATGGCTCTCGGACAACGCCTTCGGCGTCTACCTGATCCATCCGCCGATCCTGATCGGCTTCGCTCTGCTCCTGCATGCGCTGCCGCTGTTCGCACTCACGAAGGCGCTGCTGCTGACGATGCTGGCCGCGATCGGGAGCCTGGCCGTCTCGGCGTTGCTCCTGCGCAAATCGCCGCTGCGCGCGATCATCTAG
- a CDS encoding FAD-linked oxidase C-terminal domain-containing protein: MAIMMPASDTAVLARRSEIVAALRAIVPGEGVIDSPAEMRVYESDGLTAYRQPPMVVVLPDTTEQVSLVLKYCAAEGIKVVPRGSGTSLSGGALPLEDGVLLGLGKFKRIREIDFDNRVVVTEPGVTNLAISQAVAHAGFYYAPDPSSQIACSIGGNVAENSGGVHCLKYGMTTNNVLGCEIVLMSGEILRIGGKSAENAGYDLMGVITGSEGLLGVITEITVRILQKPETARALMVGFAEVEAAGECVARIIGAGIIPGGMEMMDKPAIHAAEAFVHAGYPLDVEALLIIELDGPAIEVDELIKRVEAIAQACGSTTCQISTSEAERNLFWAGRKAAFPAVGRISPDYLCMDGTIPRGALPKALARIRELSEKYQLGCANVFHAGDGNLHPLILYDANKPGEIERAEAFGADILRACVEFGGVLTGEHGVGIEKRDLMPEMFSEVDLNQQQRLKCAFDAQGLLNPGKVFPTLHRCAELGRMHVHAGKLAFPDIPRF, encoded by the coding sequence ATGGCCATCATGATGCCTGCGAGCGACACCGCGGTCCTGGCGCGCCGCAGTGAGATCGTTGCCGCTCTTCGCGCGATCGTGCCGGGCGAGGGCGTGATCGACAGTCCGGCGGAGATGCGGGTCTATGAGTCCGACGGGCTCACGGCCTATCGGCAGCCGCCCATGGTTGTCGTGCTCCCTGACACCACCGAGCAGGTGTCGCTGGTTCTGAAATATTGTGCCGCCGAGGGCATCAAGGTGGTGCCGCGCGGGTCCGGCACGTCGCTGTCGGGCGGCGCGCTGCCGCTCGAGGACGGCGTGCTCCTGGGGCTCGGAAAGTTCAAGCGCATCCGCGAAATCGATTTCGACAACCGCGTCGTCGTCACCGAACCCGGCGTCACCAATCTCGCGATCAGCCAGGCGGTCGCGCATGCCGGCTTCTACTATGCGCCCGACCCGTCCTCACAGATCGCCTGCTCGATCGGCGGCAACGTCGCGGAAAATTCCGGCGGCGTGCATTGCCTGAAATACGGCATGACCACCAACAACGTGCTGGGCTGCGAGATCGTGCTGATGAGCGGCGAGATCTTGCGGATCGGCGGCAAGTCGGCCGAGAACGCCGGCTACGACCTGATGGGCGTCATCACCGGCTCGGAAGGCCTGCTCGGCGTCATCACCGAGATCACGGTGCGCATCCTTCAGAAGCCCGAGACGGCGCGCGCGTTGATGGTCGGCTTCGCCGAAGTGGAGGCGGCCGGCGAATGCGTGGCCCGCATCATCGGCGCCGGCATCATTCCCGGCGGCATGGAGATGATGGACAAGCCCGCGATCCACGCGGCGGAGGCTTTTGTCCATGCCGGCTATCCGCTCGATGTGGAAGCGCTCCTCATCATCGAGCTCGACGGTCCCGCGATCGAGGTCGACGAACTGATCAAGCGCGTGGAGGCGATCGCGCAAGCCTGCGGCTCGACCACCTGCCAGATCTCGACCTCGGAAGCCGAGCGCAATCTGTTCTGGGCCGGCCGCAAGGCGGCTTTCCCGGCCGTGGGTCGCATCTCGCCCGATTATCTCTGCATGGACGGCACCATCCCGCGCGGTGCGCTGCCCAAGGCGCTGGCGCGGATCCGCGAACTCTCCGAAAAGTACCAGCTCGGCTGCGCAAACGTGTTCCATGCCGGCGACGGCAATCTGCATCCGCTCATTCTCTACGATGCCAACAAGCCCGGCGAGATCGAACGCGCCGAGGCCTTTGGCGCCGACATCCTGCGGGCCTGCGTCGAGTTTGGCGGCGTGCTCACCGGCGAGCACGGCGTCGGCATCGAGAAGCGCGACCTGATGCCGGAGATGTTTTCGGAAGTAGACCTGAACCAGCAGCAGCGGCTGAAATGCGCCTTCGACGCGCAGGGCCTGCTCAATCCGGGAAAGGTGTTTCCGACGCTGCACCGCTGCGCCGAGCTCGGCCGCATGCATGTCCACGCGGGTAAGCTGGCGTTCCCGGATATTCCAAGGTTCTGA
- the cycA gene encoding cytochrome c-550 CycA, translating into MTKLTLGALVALAMTAAASSAISSSAMAQDAAAGKTSFNKCLACHAIGEGAKNKVGPELNGLNGRKSGTAPDYSYSDANKNSGITWDEATFKEYIKDPKAKIPGTKMAFAGIKNETEINNLWTFIAQYDKDGKVK; encoded by the coding sequence ATGACAAAACTGACTTTGGGCGCACTGGTTGCCCTCGCCATGACCGCCGCAGCATCCAGCGCCATTTCTTCCAGTGCCATGGCGCAGGACGCCGCAGCCGGCAAGACGTCGTTCAACAAGTGCCTGGCCTGCCACGCCATCGGCGAAGGCGCCAAGAACAAGGTCGGCCCCGAGCTCAACGGCCTCAACGGCCGCAAATCCGGGACTGCGCCGGACTACAGCTATTCGGACGCGAACAAGAATTCCGGCATCACCTGGGACGAGGCGACCTTCAAGGAATACATCAAGGACCCGAAGGCCAAGATCCCCGGCACCAAGATGGCATTCGCCGGCATCAAGAACGAGACGGAGATCAACAATCTCTGGACCTTCATCGCCCAGTACGACAAGGACGGGAAGGTCAAGTAA
- a CDS encoding alpha/beta fold hydrolase, with translation MTMILVVTALAVLALITQAGVWAVERAYPPPGKMVEVAGATLHVVDLGPRDSGPPIVMLHGASSNLEAMRRPLGDLLAKDHRVILIDRPGHGWSTRARRADSTPDVQARMIDEALAKLGIARAIFVVHSWSGALGTRLALDHPARVAGLVMLAPVTHPWRGGVGRYNRIIATPVIGPLLAYTVTLPLGYFLLDPGAQSVFLPQLMPDGFVRDSATPLLLRPREFIANAYDLVTLKEAVAAQAPRYGEIKVPTVIIAGEPDKTVSTNIHARPFAATVANAKLIVLPELGHMVQNAVPDLVKSEIEALIARIVPMAAAAD, from the coding sequence ATGACCATGATTCTCGTCGTGACGGCGCTGGCTGTGCTGGCGCTGATCACGCAAGCCGGAGTCTGGGCGGTCGAGCGCGCATATCCGCCGCCGGGTAAGATGGTCGAGGTGGCCGGCGCAACGCTGCATGTCGTCGATCTCGGCCCGCGCGATTCCGGCCCGCCGATCGTGATGCTGCATGGCGCGAGCTCCAATCTCGAAGCGATGCGGCGCCCGCTCGGCGATCTCCTGGCAAAGGATCATCGCGTGATCCTGATCGATCGTCCCGGCCATGGCTGGAGCACGCGGGCACGGCGCGCGGATTCCACGCCCGACGTGCAGGCGCGCATGATCGACGAGGCGCTTGCCAAGCTCGGCATCGCGCGCGCCATCTTCGTGGTGCATTCCTGGAGCGGAGCGCTCGGCACGCGGCTCGCGCTCGATCATCCCGCCCGTGTCGCGGGCCTCGTGATGCTCGCACCGGTGACCCATCCCTGGCGCGGCGGCGTCGGCCGCTACAACAGGATCATCGCAACGCCGGTGATCGGCCCTCTGCTCGCCTACACGGTCACGCTGCCGCTCGGCTATTTCCTGCTCGATCCCGGCGCGCAAAGCGTTTTCCTGCCGCAACTGATGCCGGATGGATTTGTGAGGGACTCAGCGACGCCGCTCTTGCTGCGCCCGCGCGAGTTCATCGCCAACGCCTACGATCTGGTGACGCTGAAGGAGGCCGTCGCCGCGCAAGCTCCGCGCTATGGCGAGATCAAGGTGCCGACGGTGATCATCGCGGGCGAGCCCGACAAGACAGTGTCGACCAATATTCACGCCCGGCCGTTTGCCGCGACGGTCGCCAATGCAAAACTGATCGTGCTGCCCGAGCTCGGCCACATGGTGCAGAACGCGGTGCCGGATCTTGTCAAGAGCGAGATCGAGGCGCTGATCGCGAGGATCGTTCCGATGGCGGCGGCCGCCGATTAG
- a CDS encoding tetratricopeptide repeat protein yields the protein MTVRFLARSLRLAVVLAAIAAVAPAIAQNPVQDGPKGPPVKQKKLPEAPAKLPKVDRSKNLDFLFGALKAAPDDASAKHVEARIWAIWLQTPSDTAALLMTRAKAAVDAQKIDIAIKLLDSVIKLRPDYIEAWNRRATLYYMQNDYGRSLADIQQVLIREPRHFGALAGLGMIMQELGNDKRALDAYRKALAINPHLDKIPDQVKSLTEKVEGRDI from the coding sequence ATGACAGTGAGATTCTTGGCACGCTCCCTCCGTCTGGCGGTCGTTCTAGCCGCGATTGCCGCCGTCGCCCCGGCCATTGCGCAAAACCCTGTGCAAGACGGTCCCAAGGGGCCGCCGGTCAAGCAGAAGAAGCTGCCGGAGGCGCCCGCCAAGCTGCCGAAGGTCGACCGCAGCAAAAATCTCGATTTCCTGTTCGGAGCACTGAAGGCGGCACCCGATGACGCCAGCGCCAAGCATGTCGAGGCGCGGATCTGGGCGATCTGGCTCCAGACCCCGAGCGACACCGCCGCACTCCTGATGACGCGGGCGAAGGCGGCGGTCGACGCACAGAAAATCGATATTGCAATCAAGCTGCTCGATTCCGTCATCAAGTTGCGTCCCGACTATATCGAGGCCTGGAACCGGCGCGCCACGCTCTACTACATGCAGAACGATTACGGCCGCTCGCTCGCCGACATCCAGCAGGTGCTGATCCGCGAGCCCCGCCATTTCGGTGCACTCGCCGGTCTCGGCATGATCATGCAGGAACTCGGCAACGATAAGCGCGCGCTCGATGCCTATCGCAAGGCGCTCGCCATCAATCCGCACCTCGACAAGATCCCCGATCAGGTCAAGTCGCTGACCGAGAAGGTCGAGGGGCGCGACATCTAG
- the ykgO gene encoding type B 50S ribosomal protein L36, whose amino-acid sequence MKVRNSLKSLRGRHRANRLVRRKGRVYVINKVQRRFKARQG is encoded by the coding sequence ATGAAGGTCCGTAACTCGCTGAAATCGCTGCGCGGTCGCCATCGCGCCAACCGCCTGGTCCGCCGCAAGGGCCGGGTCTATGTGATCAACAAGGTGCAGCGCCGCTTCAAGGCTCGCCAAGGCTGA
- a CDS encoding MaoC family dehydratase — protein sequence MELERGSRFLLTTTSSSTVHRRLKTRWVELVRPGDTIQPSGIIKSKQATARLGWVLTDMVVRNQNDERVATGEVLVEFPA from the coding sequence ATGGAATTGGAACGGGGCTCCAGATTCCTTTTAACGACAACGTCTTCTTCAACCGTCCATCGCCGGCTCAAGACCCGCTGGGTCGAACTGGTCCGGCCCGGCGACACCATCCAGCCCTCGGGAATCATCAAGTCCAAACAGGCGACCGCCCGCTTGGGGTGGGTCCTGACCGACATGGTGGTGCGGAACCAGAACGACGAGCGGGTTGCAACCGGGGAGGTCCTGGTCGAGTTCCCGGCCTGA
- a CDS encoding amidohydrolase family protein, protein MPKLKLPDIEKVIAIDIHTHAEEPCGCHPDDGYDDFQAQMAEYFKSPNKHPPTVPETAAYYRSKNIAAVIFPVDAERETGFRRYNNYEMLEVASDHLDVLIPFVSIDPHKGKLGAREARKLIEEYGVRGFKFHPTMQGFYANDRMAYPLYEEINNGGAIALFHTGQTGVGSGMPGGMGMRLKYSNPMYMDDVAADFPDLKIILAHPSFPWQEEALSVATHKPNVYIDLSGWSPKYFPPILVRYINSILQDKMLFGSDWPVITPDRWLSDFAKIDIREEIRPKVLKANARKLLGI, encoded by the coding sequence ATGCCGAAACTCAAACTGCCTGACATCGAGAAAGTCATCGCGATCGACATCCACACCCATGCCGAGGAGCCCTGCGGCTGCCATCCCGACGACGGCTATGACGACTTCCAGGCGCAGATGGCGGAGTATTTCAAGTCGCCGAACAAGCATCCGCCAACCGTGCCGGAGACCGCGGCCTACTACCGCTCCAAGAACATCGCGGCCGTGATCTTCCCGGTCGATGCCGAGCGCGAGACCGGCTTCCGCCGTTACAACAATTACGAGATGCTGGAGGTCGCATCCGACCATCTCGACGTCCTCATTCCCTTCGTCTCGATCGACCCGCACAAGGGTAAGCTGGGCGCGCGCGAAGCGCGCAAGCTGATCGAGGAATACGGCGTCCGCGGCTTCAAATTCCATCCGACCATGCAGGGCTTTTACGCCAACGATCGCATGGCCTACCCGCTTTATGAAGAGATCAACAATGGCGGCGCGATCGCGCTGTTCCACACCGGTCAGACCGGTGTCGGGTCAGGCATGCCGGGCGGCATGGGCATGCGACTGAAATACTCCAACCCGATGTACATGGACGACGTCGCGGCCGACTTCCCCGACCTCAAGATCATCCTCGCCCATCCCTCCTTCCCCTGGCAGGAAGAAGCGCTATCGGTCGCGACCCACAAGCCGAACGTCTATATCGACCTGTCGGGCTGGTCGCCGAAATATTTCCCGCCGATCCTTGTGCGCTATATCAACTCGATCCTGCAGGATAAGATGCTCTTCGGCTCGGACTGGCCGGTGATCACGCCGGACAGGTGGCTCTCGGATTTCGCCAAGATCGACATCCGCGAAGAGATCCGGCCGAAGGTGTTGAAGGCGAACGCGAGAAAGCTGCTGGGAATCTAA
- a CDS encoding haloacid dehalogenase type II, whose protein sequence is MTIKAVVFDAYGTLYDIQSVAEITEDAFPGYGEIITQIWRIKQLEYTWLRSLMQRYQDFAAVTRDSLAYTLRVLGLVYEREVFERVIEKYLHLDLYPDATAALAALKPHKLAILSNGSPDMLDALVRNSGLDRLLDAAISVDANKIFKPAPQAYALIGDVLGTQPDEVLFVSSNPWDVAGAKAFGLKVAWIERVTPEAMALACVENEVVAPLTMFRAIRTQMDELGFAPDHRVRSLSELPGIVARS, encoded by the coding sequence GTGACGATCAAAGCCGTCGTCTTCGACGCCTACGGAACGCTCTACGACATCCAGTCGGTCGCCGAGATCACCGAGGATGCGTTTCCGGGCTACGGCGAGATCATCACGCAGATCTGGCGCATCAAGCAGCTCGAATACACCTGGTTGCGCTCGCTGATGCAGCGCTACCAGGATTTTGCAGCTGTCACGCGCGACTCGCTCGCCTATACGCTCCGTGTGCTCGGCCTTGTCTACGAGCGCGAAGTGTTCGAGCGCGTGATCGAGAAGTATCTTCACCTCGATCTCTATCCGGATGCAACAGCGGCACTTGCGGCCCTGAAGCCGCACAAGCTCGCCATCCTCTCCAACGGCAGCCCGGACATGCTGGACGCACTCGTCCGCAACTCCGGTCTCGATCGGCTGCTCGACGCCGCGATCAGCGTCGATGCGAACAAGATCTTCAAGCCCGCTCCGCAAGCCTACGCGCTGATCGGCGACGTGCTCGGCACGCAGCCCGACGAGGTGCTGTTCGTGTCCTCCAACCCTTGGGACGTCGCGGGCGCAAAAGCGTTCGGGCTCAAGGTCGCCTGGATCGAACGGGTGACGCCCGAGGCCATGGCGCTGGCTTGCGTCGAGAACGAAGTCGTGGCACCGCTGACGATGTTCAGGGCGATCCGGACCCAGATGGACGAGCTCGGGTTCGCACCGGATCACCGTGTTCGCTCTCTCTCCGAACTGCCAGGAATTGTTGCCCGCTCATGA
- a CDS encoding YbaK/EbsC family protein, with protein MSLESVRAFFAEKAPEISVIESPISSATVPLAAEAYGVEPGRIAKTLSLRIGERVILIVAAGTSRMDNKKVKAAFGGKPKMLGLEEVAEITGHEVGGVCPFGLKAPLPIYCDVSLKAFDVVVPAAGSTHSAVRIAPDRMAELVAAEWVDVCEHRP; from the coding sequence ATGAGTCTGGAATCCGTTCGCGCCTTCTTCGCCGAGAAAGCCCCCGAAATATCAGTGATTGAATCGCCGATCAGCTCGGCCACGGTGCCGCTTGCCGCCGAGGCCTATGGCGTCGAGCCCGGCCGCATCGCCAAGACGCTGTCGCTGCGGATTGGCGAGCGCGTGATCCTGATCGTTGCCGCGGGCACGTCGCGGATGGACAACAAGAAGGTGAAGGCGGCGTTCGGCGGCAAGCCGAAGATGCTCGGCCTCGAGGAAGTCGCCGAGATCACCGGGCACGAGGTCGGCGGCGTCTGCCCGTTCGGGCTGAAGGCGCCGCTGCCGATCTATTGCGACGTGTCGCTGAAGGCGTTCGACGTGGTGGTGCCCGCCGCCGGCTCAACCCACAGCGCGGTGCGCATCGCGCCCGATCGCATGGCCGAGCTGGTCGCGGCTGAATGGGTCGACGTCTGCGAGCACAGACCTTGA
- a CDS encoding tripartite tricarboxylate transporter substrate binding protein, translated as MNRRDLLRAAAMLPLAQTALSRTSFAQGAYPSRNITMIVPFPAGGQADLAARPVALALERILGKAVIVDNRAGGGGGSVGNAAAARAEPDGHTLLMTLSSLAVLPEADRLFDRPVAYEVSQFAPIARVLADPTLLAVPASAPWKTVQDFVTDAKKRPGQITYGSSGPYGTLHVAMEMFASSADIKLLHVPFRGAGPALTAILSGTVQAIAAAPGTLKPQVDDGKLRVLGNCGAQRIASFPDVPTFQELGYKDVEMYIWAGVFGQSALPAPIVTRLREAMAQVMKSPEVIKTFEASGSLVAYQDAPEFAKFVKEDSARLIAAVKKIGKVE; from the coding sequence ATGAATCGACGCGATCTCCTGCGCGCGGCGGCAATGCTGCCGCTGGCTCAAACCGCGCTTTCACGCACCAGCTTCGCGCAAGGCGCCTATCCCTCGCGAAACATCACCATGATCGTGCCGTTTCCGGCCGGCGGCCAGGCCGATCTTGCCGCGCGCCCGGTCGCGCTCGCGCTGGAGCGCATCCTCGGCAAGGCCGTCATCGTCGACAATCGCGCCGGCGGTGGCGGCGGCTCCGTCGGTAATGCGGCGGCGGCTCGCGCCGAGCCGGACGGCCACACGCTTCTGATGACGCTGTCCTCGCTCGCAGTGCTGCCCGAGGCCGATCGGCTGTTCGATCGTCCCGTCGCCTATGAAGTCTCGCAATTCGCGCCGATCGCGCGCGTGCTCGCCGATCCCACGCTGCTTGCGGTGCCGGCATCGGCGCCGTGGAAGACGGTGCAGGATTTCGTCACTGATGCAAAGAAGCGTCCGGGACAGATCACCTATGGCTCGTCCGGTCCTTACGGCACGCTGCATGTGGCGATGGAGATGTTCGCGAGCAGCGCCGACATCAAATTGCTGCACGTGCCGTTCCGCGGCGCGGGCCCTGCGCTGACGGCGATCCTCAGCGGCACGGTGCAGGCGATCGCGGCGGCACCCGGCACGCTGAAGCCGCAAGTCGATGACGGCAAGCTGCGCGTGCTCGGCAATTGCGGGGCGCAACGCATCGCGAGCTTCCCTGATGTGCCGACCTTCCAGGAGCTCGGCTACAAGGACGTCGAAATGTATATCTGGGCCGGCGTGTTCGGGCAGAGCGCGCTGCCCGCGCCGATCGTCACCCGGCTCCGCGAAGCGATGGCGCAGGTGATGAAGAGTCCCGAGGTCATCAAGACGTTCGAGGCGTCGGGCAGTCTCGTCGCCTATCAGGATGCGCCGGAGTTTGCCAAATTCGTCAAGGAGGACAGTGCGCGGCTGATCGCGGCGGTGAAGAAGATCGGCAAGGTGGAATAG
- a CDS encoding REP-associated tyrosine transposase: MPQYRRATGKVFFTIVLADRSSTLLVDEIDRLRKTYRAAQQRSPFETIAICILPDHLHAIWELPENDSDFSSRWSLIKSGFSRGLEARSRSISKVVKRKKGIWQRRYWEHAIRDDADLERHVDYIHFNPVKHGHVSRVSDWPYSSFRRYVEQGVLAADWGGNMREIAGQFGE; this comes from the coding sequence ATGCCTCAGTACCGTCGAGCAACGGGCAAGGTCTTCTTCACGATCGTTCTCGCAGACCGATCGAGCACTTTGCTTGTGGATGAGATCGATCGCCTCAGGAAGACGTATCGTGCGGCTCAGCAACGGAGCCCGTTCGAGACAATCGCTATCTGCATCCTGCCAGACCATCTTCACGCGATCTGGGAGCTTCCTGAGAACGACAGCGATTTCTCGTCACGATGGAGCCTGATCAAGAGCGGCTTTTCACGAGGCTTGGAGGCTCGGTCGCGTTCGATAAGCAAGGTGGTCAAGCGTAAGAAGGGCATCTGGCAGCGTCGCTACTGGGAACATGCGATACGCGATGATGCGGATCTGGAGCGGCACGTCGACTACATTCACTTCAATCCGGTAAAGCATGGTCACGTGTCGCGCGTGAGCGACTGGCCATACAGCAGCTTTCGTCGTTACGTGGAGCAGGGCGTTCTTGCTGCTGATTGGGGAGGGAACATGCGGGAAATTGCAGGGCAGTTTGGCGAATGA